The Clostridia bacterium sequence AGCGAATTTGTAGTTGAAGTTAAATTAGGCATAGTCGAAAGTTCTAAACAAGATATACAAAGTAAAACTAGCGTATGCTTAGACAATCTTAAAGCGTTAATAGTCGACGACGATATAATTATTTGTCAACACACCAAAGACATATTACTCGATATGAAGATAACGGCAGAATATGTAGTGTCTGGTTCAAGCGCAATTAAAGCCGTACAAAGTAAGTGGAGCAATAAAGAGTTCTTTGACATTATTCTTATTGACTGGAAGATGCCCGATATGGACGGTATCCAAACTACTCGTGAAATTCGCAAAATTGTAGGTACGGACGTAACAATTATAATAATGACCGCCTACGACTGGGCAGTAATCGAAAACGAAGCCAAAATAGCCGGCGTAAATATGTTGCTTTCTAAGCCGTTATTTAAGTCTTCGCTAGCTTCTGCATTTGAAAAGATATATCTACAAAAAGAAACCGCTAAGTTTATTGTACCTGTCGAAGTTGACTTTACCGGCAAGCGAGTTCTACTTGTAGAAGACCATCTTCTCAACATCGAAGTTGCTAAAAAATTGCTTAACGCCAAAAATATGGAAGTAGAAGTTGCCGAGAATGGACTAATCGCAATAGAAACATTTGCTCAAAAAGAAGTCGGCTATTACGACGCAATTTTAATGGATATAAGAATGCCCATAATGGACGGCATTACAGCTACTAAATCAATTCGTCAAATGCGTAAAGCAGATGCAAAAACTATACCAATAATAGCTATGACGGCAAATGCGTTTGATGAAGATATAGAAAAAACTAGGTCGGCAGGTATGAACGCACACCTTGCAAAACCTATTGAACCGTTTTTACTGTATCAAACTATTCAAAACTTTATAAAATAGGGCGGAAGATTAATGAAACCATATTTAGATATTAAATCGGAGTTAATTAAATTAATGATGCCGATAGGGCTAATTATAACTACGGAATACCCCGAATATAAGATTACCTTTGTAAATGATAAATTTAAGGAATTACTCGGTATTGACGACAAAAGTTCTGCTTTTAATCCAATTAATATGACGCCTTGGGACTTTATTTATCCCGACGACATACCTAGACTTAAAGAAATCGCTAGCAAATATAACGGCAAGTCTAATATAAACGAAGTTGTCTACCGTGCAATAAAAACAGACGGCAGTTTAATTTGGATAAGTCAACGCACTCAACATCTAGTAGACGAGCTTGGAAAGGAATATGTGTACGCTTTTTGCACTGACATCACTTCGCAAAAAGTTACCGAGCAAGCCCTACGTGAAAGTAGGTCACGCTATTTAGCGGCAATTAAGTCGTCAAACATTAATATTTGGGAATATGATTACGAAAAAGATACTTTAACTATTCTATCAACTTCGCCACGAGCTAGCACTAAGCAAACTTTAATTACTAATTATATAGCTTCGCTTGTTCCCGGTAAATATATGCGCAAAGACTCTGTCGAACACCTATTAGTTATGATTGAAAAATTAAAAAAGGGCGTTAGCGAAGTTACAACAGATTTGTGGCTAAGACAAAACGAAGAAGACGAATTTTGGTGCGAACGTGTTATATATACTAACTATTTTGACGAGAACGGCAAACCCGAGAGAGCTTACTGCGTCGGCAGAGATATCACTAGGGAAAAAGAGGCAGAGCAACGTTACGTTGACGAATTATCATATCGTGAAGCAATGCAAAAGGCTACAATGGCGTCAGTCAATGTAAATTTAACCAAAAATATAATCATAGATTATAAGAGTATTTTTCCCGAGCTTACCGCTCGTATGAGCGTAGCAAGCACTGCGCAAGAATATTTTGAGCAAGTTTACAAGCAATTAGCTACGCCAAAAATGCAAAAAGACTGCGCCGCCATTTTCGGCAGAGATTCTTTATTGCGACAGTTTGCAAACGGCATAACAACGGCGTCCATTGAACTTACTAGAAATATATTAGGTTGTAGATACTGGACAAAAATGACTGCGCACATGATGAAAAACGTAGAAACCGGCGAAATAAACGCCTTTGTATATTCTTCCAATATCACAAATGAAAAAACTATGCAAAATATTATGAATGCGATTGTTATGACCGACTATGATTTTTTGGTAGTAATAGATGCAGCCCGAAACGTGGCTGTTAGATATAGCGAGAAAGAATTAGGCAACGCTTATGTGTACGAGAGTCAAAACTTTGAAGAAGATACTTACGAATATTTGCGTCAATATCTTTGCAAAGAAGACGTTGAGCGTGTTGAAAAAGAGATAACCCTTAAAAATATATTAGCCAATCTTGAAACAAGCAAAATATATAGTATATATTACGCTATACCCAATGGTAGCGGTGGTAAATTGCATAAACAACTGCGATTTAGCTACATAAACAAAGAATTAAAGAGCATTTTAATGGCAAGAGTAGATATTACAAACGCTATTGTTGAACAAGAGAAGAAGAATCAAGAATTAGTCTTGGCAGTAAAAATGGCTGAGCAAGCAAACAAGGCAAAGAGCGAATTTCTCTCTCGCATCAGTCACGAAATAAGAACGCCTATGAGCGCTATTATGGGTATGGACGAGCTTGCCTTTCAACAAATTGACAATCAAGCTTTTGTTAAAGAGTGTATTCAACGTTCGCAATACGCTTCGAGATATTTACTTCAACTGCTAAATGATATTTTAGATATGGCAAAAATTGAGAGCGGAAAAGTTTCTCTTAAAAACGAAGTCATTGTTTGTCAACCTTTTTTAGATTCAATAAATACCATTATTCAAATGCAAGCCCTTGAAAAGGGCGTTAACTATGTAATAACCAAGTTTGAAGGATTTAATTACAGTTATTTAGGCGATGGAGTGAGGTTACAACAAATACTAATCAACATTCTTTCAAATGCCGTTAAATTTACCCCTCGTGGCGGGACAGTTTGCCTTGATATTATTAAAGTCGGCGGAAGCGATAAAATTACTAACATTTGTTATAAAATTAGCGACACCGGAATAGGTATTAGCAAAAACTTCTTAAAAGATATTTTCAAACCATTCTCACAAGAGCATAGCGGTTTAAAAGACGGGTATGGAGGTAGTGGACTTGGACTTGCTATATGTAAAAACCTTGTCAAACTAATGAATGGCAGTATCAAAGTAGAAAGTAAACTTGGCCTAGGCACGACTTTCTTTGTTACAATTCCGCTCGGCGTTGTTGAAGAACAAGCAAGCGAAGATATATCGTTTGTTTCGGCTGAGCGTAAAGAAAAATATAATTTTAGCGGAAGAAAAATATTGCTTGTAGAAGACCAGCAAATCAATATTCTAATTGCAAAGAAGTTGTTAGAATTTAAAAATGCCGTTGTAGACATAGCCGAGAATGGATTAATTGGACTTAAAATGTTTGAAAGTTCGCCGGAGAGTTATGACGCAATATTAATGGATATTAGAATGCCTGTAATGGACGGGCTACAATCAAGCATAAATATAAGAAATTTAAATAATCATTGGGCAAAAGTTGTACCTATAATAGCAATGTCGGCTAACGCTTTTGACGAGGACGTCGAGAAGTCAAAAAAGTCGGGTATGAACACCCATCTTGCAAAGCCTATTAATTCGAATTTGCTATATAGCACATTAGACGAATTGTTTGTAAAGGAAGGTAAAAATATAAATGGATAAAGTTTTTGAAAAATTAAAAATATATGGGGCGGATATCGAAGGGATAATGGGCAGATTTGTAAACGATGTTGAACTGTATCACGCTTGCCTTATTACTTATGTAACCGACCAAGCCTTTGTAAAACTAGGCGAAGCGCTACGGTCTAAGAATTACGACTCGGCTTTTGAGTACGCCCACGCTCTTAAAGGCACGACGGGCAATATGGGACTTACGCCCCTTTACGATATAACTTGCGCTCTTGTCGAAGATTTGCGTAAAAATCAATATGCAAATGTTTTGCGTTACTACGGGCAAATCCTCAAACACTTAAATCAAATTAAAATTATAATTCAAATAGATTGACATAGAAGCGTCTTAAATTTGCTAGCCAAATCAAAATAATTATTTAACTATTATTTAGAATATAGTTGACAAGGCATAAAAGTATGATATAATAATGATAATCATTATCAATATTAAGGAAATCAATGAACAACTCACAACAACGAGATACAATATTAAAAGTAGTAAATTCTAGTTGCGACCACCCCAACGCCGAAGTCGTGCTTGAAAGGGCTCGTGAGATAATGCCGTCAATTAATATTGCAACTGTTTATCGCAATCTTGCCGTTTTGGAGAGCGCAAAAAAGATATTGCGTATATCGATACCAAACGGAGATAGATTTGACAAGACTTTAACGCCACACGCTCATTTTCGCTGTCAAAAATGCGATAAAATATTTGATATTGATTTAGACGACCTTAACCAATGCGTAATCGATACAAGACGGAAATATTCGTGTCAAATTGACAAAGTTGACCTAGTGTTTAGCGGTTTGTGCGTTAATTGTAAGAAAAATTTAAATTAAGGAGATACATATATGAAATTTTATAGGTGCAAACATTGTGGCAATATAATTGCCTATGTAAAAGACTCGGGAGTACCAATTATCTGTTGTGGCGAGCCTATGCAAGAAATAGTAGCTAATACGGTTGACGCTTCTCGTGAAAAACATTTGCCCGTTGTAGAGCAAACAGGCGCAAGCGTCAAGGTAAAAGTCGGCTCAGTCGACCACCCTATGACCGAGCAACACTACATTCAATGGATAGCTATTCACACTAAGCAAGGCAATCAACGCAAAGAGTTAACGCCAAATTCCGCTCCGTTTGCTTGTTTTGAGCTATGTGGCGGAGACGAAATTATAGCCGTTTATGCTTATTGCAACCTACACGGACTTTGGAAGGCATAAAACATTTTTGTAGCAGTTTAACAAATTTGTCAATGGAAATATAAATTAGAAAAAGTTGAAATTGATTAGCTTAGTCAAACCACCTAATACCAAGAATTAAATGGTTACTTAACAATCGATTTTTAATTTAATAACAAATTACCTCCAACAAACGCCGATAAGTTTAGCTTATCGGTTTTTGTTTTGTAAATTTAAATTAAAGCTATACATCTTAATTTGTAAACCAATTATTGCGTAGATATTATTAAATATTACGGTTACATTTTATTAAAAAAGCAAGAACATTTTTAAAGATGCTCTTGCTTAATTGATATTTACTTATTTTTAAGAATGTTTGACTAATCACAAATAAATCATAATAAATGTTTCTAAAAATTAAAATTTGTTAGACAGCCCAAGCAAATATTCTATCGAACAGCCAAAATATTCGGCGAGAATAATTAAAGTTGGTACTTCGGGTATAAGTTTAAGTTTAATCCATCTTGAAAAATAGCTGTTTGGTATTTTGCAATCGGTGTAAACTCGGTAAAAAGATATGCCTCTGCTCTTTGTAAGTTCGGTCACACGTTGCGCAAAAGTTGAAGACCCGCCAGGAAATTTTATGGGCGAATCGGTCAAGCCCAGTAAATAGTCTATCGAACAGTTAAAAAAATTGGACAGTCTTATAAGATTGAAGGGTTTTGGGTAGACATTTTTTGTTAGCCAAGCCGAAATGGTGGTGTTAGGACACCCGCTAGCTTTTTCAAGCGAAGAATTATTTAGATTTTGTTCTTGCATAAGTTCGGTTAACCTTTCGGCAAAATTCGACAAAATAAACATAAAAATTCACTTCCTTTAACAATATTTTAAACTTCTTGCCTATATTTTAATTGCATTCGCTGTAAGTATAGGTATATAATAGTGTTAACACAAATAACAAATTAATTCGCAAAGGAGAAACATTATATGCTAAGTTTACTATATTTAATAGGGGAATTACTTATGTTGGAAGTTGAAGAGATTAAAAATGTAACCTATCCAAAATGCGAAACACCAACGCATTTATTAATTGAAATGGTAGAAGGAATTAACTACAAGCTAGAACTAAGTAAATTAAATTAAGGTATACAATCTTGGCTAGATACAATTCTTGTTTATAAGTCAAAATAACTAACCTAATATAACGACAATGCTTGTAAAAGCAAGAATAAATAATTGCATAAATTGTAATTGCAATATAATGTTCGACTAAATCAAATCGACATAATATAGCATCGACATAATATAATAAGGTATATTAAAAATAAAGCAAAAAACGCAAAACGCTATTGTAAAATTTTCTAAGTATGATATAATTAGAAAAAATGGAAGAGTGACTTATGAATAACAATAATTTTAATGCAACTAACAGTTTATCTTCATTACAAGTTAAACCAAACAAGTTTGGCAAAACTGGTAGGTTTTTTGGTTTTTTAAGAACGCTTAGCCTCATATATTCGACAGTAGCTTGTTTGGCGATTATCGGCGTATTCTTTTACGCTTTTGTCTTGATGATAATAATATTTTGTTCGCTGTTTACTTTGCTAGCCTCGCCGGCATTTATGGCTTTGTTTGATAACGGCGACCAAGCCATCGCTCTATGCCAGCAACTGTTTAATACTTTGCCGATAGGGGCTGTCGCTACTATTATATTTTCTATTATTTCTTCTATTGTTGTTAAGAAAGATATAAACTGGATTAAAGTAAAGAGCGTAAAAAATAAGAATACAGTCGCAATTGTAATATCGGTAGTATATTTGATAATATTTGGCGTAGTTTATTGGTTAATTGCCTCCGGAAACTTAACTTTTGGCTAAAATAATTGTTTTATATTATAAGATGCGATACAAATACTTTCTTCTTGCTAAAATATCGTAAATGTCAAAACTTCATAGTTTAAAATAGACAAAGGTTAAAACTTTCTAGTAGTTTACAAACAAAGGTTAAAATATCATAATGGTCTTAAACAAAACAAAACGACAATAATTAATTATTGTCGTTTTTTGGTGGGTGATACAGGACTCGAACCTGTGACTTCCTCCATGTGACGGAGGCACTCTACCAACTGAGTCAATCACCCAACTAAAATTTGTATTTACATTATATCATATTTAATAGATTTGTAAAGATTTTATTAGAGTTTTATCTTTTGACAAATAAAAAAATGTAGTTTTAGATAAAATAAAAAAGAAGCAGTTAAACTGCTTCTAGTGGTGCGAGAGATGAGACTTGAACTCACACGGTAAAACCACACGCCCCTTAAACGTGCGCGTCTGCCATTCCGCCACTCTCGCTAGCACATTGATTATATAACTATCCACCCTTTTTTGTCAACGAAAATACAAATTTTGTTGGTTAAAATTTTAATTAATTTGATAAAACTTATTTTTTACGCTTATAAATAATATTAATTGCCTTAAATAGCTTTTTAACTATTCTATGTTGATATAAAAACTCATTATAGCTATGTCTAAATATATATTACTACTAAATTTAAAGTTAAAATTGAGTTATCATAACTTGCGACAAATTATTTATTTCAAACTATTCGCAAGGCTTTGATTTTTTTAATTTTTGTGCTATTATAATAATATCGTATAACTTTTTTAACTCTTGCGGATATGGCGGAATTGGCAGACGCGCTAGATTCAGGTTCTAGTGGGGGCGACTTCGTGCAGGTTCAACTCCTGTTATCCGCACCAAAGCTTAGCCTTTTAAGGCTTGACTAGTCCTACAATCGGGTCGATATGTTTACTTCTAGTTGTTAGTAGCTAAACATATCTAGCCGTGTAGGGCTTTTTACAGCCTTAAAACACACTGTTTTAAGTTATAAATTAAGGCTGTAATAAAGATATTACAGCCTTAAAAATTAAATTAAATTAAGCCAACAAACAACTAAATGTTTTGCTCATAACTTTATGTGTTATTAGTATTATTGTTTCTTTTTAAGTAATACGATTACTGCAAATGTAACTGAGCATACGCTAATTACTAAGGAAACAATACCGAAAACATTGTTTGCGGGTTTGCCGTCAGCGCCATTAGTTCCGTTTGTTCCATTTGTTCCGTCAACGCCATTTGTTCCATTTGTTCCATCAACGCCGTCTTTGCCATTTGTTCCGTTTGTTCCATCAACGCCGTCTTTGCCGTTTGTTCCATTAGTTCCGTTTGTTCCGTCAACGCCGTTAGCGCCTGTGTCGCCCTTTACAAGACCTAGTTCAACCGTTGAGCCATCATTATAGACCATGACAAGCATGTTGTTTTGGTCTATGCGCAAATCAACAATTACTTTGTTAACTTCGGTCATACGATTGCTAGAATATTTATAATTGTTCATATCAACGCCAGAAGCAAGGTAAGCTATTAAAGCTTCTTCAAGCGCTCCAAATTGACCAATTTCTCCGCAAGCTTTTAGCATTGTATATCCGTCGCCACCGGCAGCGGTAAAGTCGTTTGTTGCAAGCGAATATGTCTTATTTTCGTATGTTTCGGGTTGTCCCTTAACAATAGGTTGATAAGCTCCGTCTTTATAAACTGTTGCTTTGCCGATAGTTATTGATATAACTCTATCGCCAGCGCTTCTTTCGCCATCAAATACATATTTAAAGCCTGCAATTTGTGGGAAACCACCGCTAGTGCTTGGATAATCTTTTATGCCGTGTTCAAGCATAGCTTTGATTGTGCCTACCGATACGGTTTTGGTTACAACATAGTTGCCAAAGGGGAATACTGTAACGAGGTCTTTCTTTGTTATGTCGCCCTTTTCGATGTTTGTTCTAATACCGCCACCGTTAGTGAAAGCTAATTCGGCGTTGCCGTAGAATTTCATAGCGTCGGTTGCAAAGTCGCCTAAGTTGGTTTGGCTTCTACGCACGTTATTTCTTATTCCGTTAAGAGTAACGCTTGTTACGCCAACTTTTTCAGCAAGTAATGTTTCTGTTTCGGCATTTAATTGTGTTAATAATGCTTTGGTTGTAGCTTCTTCTTCTAATGTTTTGTCGTTAACAAGGCTAGCTGTTATGCTTGCTCCGTTAAGTACTACTACGCCTATACGCTCGATATAGTTGCCGGCAGAAACTATTAATGCGCCGTTTACAAGTTTACCTGTTGTAAGAGTAGTGTGACTATGACCGTCAACAATTAGATTAATACCCGTAACTTGTTCTGCGAGATACTGTGATGTTTCGTTTCCGCTTGATAAGTCAAGTCCTAAGTGGGTAAGAGCTATGATATAGTCGCAGTTTAATGCTTTTAGAGCGGCTACTTCTTCTGTTGCAGTAGCTACTATGTCGTTAAACTTGTAGCCCTTAGTGTTGTCTGGGTGAGATTTAGTAAGTGTTTCTTTTGTTGAAAGGCCAAAAATACCAATTTTCTTTCCGCCTCTTTCGATTACAATGTGAGAGTCAAGAGGTTTGGTATTATCGTCTTTTGCAAAGTTAGCCGAAAGAATTTTGCCTGCAAATGTTGCGCCCGTATAAGTTGCGTCTTTGCCTGCAAATTGAAGTAATCTAGCTGTGCCATAGTTAAAGTCGTGGTTACCAGGAACCATAGCGTCGTAACCGACTTGATTTAAAATCTTAACTATGTTTTCGCCCTTAGTCATATTAGCTATTGGCAAACCGTGCAATACGTCGCCTGCGTCAAGCGTAACAACGGTTGCGCCTGCCTTTTCGTACATAGCCTTTAAGGTCTTAACCCTAGCAAATCCTAATTGCGGTGTTCTCGCTTTAACATCTGCTATGGCTCTGCCGTGCGTGTCGTTAGTATGTATAACTACGACTTGCCCTGTCATATCGCCAAGTTCTGCCGCATAGACAGTGTTTGGAACGATAAACATAGATACTGCAAAAATAATAGTAAACATTATTACTACTAATCTTTTAAGTTGTTTCATGTGCGCCTCCCAAAATAATAATAATATAATAAGTCCAAGACTTGTTATTTAGTAATTATGCTTTGGTACAAACCATAACAAAAATGTTTGGCTTAACTCTTTTTAAAACGACTTTGTACACCTCTTAGGCTAGCATATTTGTTTTGTAATGTCAATAGAAGATTACAATCCAAAAGGCATATAAAGAAATAATTTTTCACTATTTAAGTTGAGTAAATATTATTTAAATTCGTAACTAATTTAACGTTTAAAAATATTATGCGTAAATAATATAGCAACGTATCTTTAAACCTCAACTTGTATTAATATGTAGTTTAAGTCGGTTTTAAGTTTAACTATTTCATTTGAATTTAAGGTTATGTTCAAAGTTTGTCCGCTAAGTAAGTCGAACTGTTTGACAATTTTACAATTTGTAATTTCAACTTTTATGTCGGTTACGGCATAGATAAAGCACCACTTTGCTTGATTAGATTGTAAATAGATATCTTCTAAGC is a genomic window containing:
- a CDS encoding ATP-binding protein — encoded protein: MKPYLDIKSELIKLMMPIGLIITTEYPEYKITFVNDKFKELLGIDDKSSAFNPINMTPWDFIYPDDIPRLKEIASKYNGKSNINEVVYRAIKTDGSLIWISQRTQHLVDELGKEYVYAFCTDITSQKVTEQALRESRSRYLAAIKSSNINIWEYDYEKDTLTILSTSPRASTKQTLITNYIASLVPGKYMRKDSVEHLLVMIEKLKKGVSEVTTDLWLRQNEEDEFWCERVIYTNYFDENGKPERAYCVGRDITREKEAEQRYVDELSYREAMQKATMASVNVNLTKNIIIDYKSIFPELTARMSVASTAQEYFEQVYKQLATPKMQKDCAAIFGRDSLLRQFANGITTASIELTRNILGCRYWTKMTAHMMKNVETGEINAFVYSSNITNEKTMQNIMNAIVMTDYDFLVVIDAARNVAVRYSEKELGNAYVYESQNFEEDTYEYLRQYLCKEDVERVEKEITLKNILANLETSKIYSIYYAIPNGSGGKLHKQLRFSYINKELKSILMARVDITNAIVEQEKKNQELVLAVKMAEQANKAKSEFLSRISHEIRTPMSAIMGMDELAFQQIDNQAFVKECIQRSQYASRYLLQLLNDILDMAKIESGKVSLKNEVIVCQPFLDSINTIIQMQALEKGVNYVITKFEGFNYSYLGDGVRLQQILINILSNAVKFTPRGGTVCLDIIKVGGSDKITNICYKISDTGIGISKNFLKDIFKPFSQEHSGLKDGYGGSGLGLAICKNLVKLMNGSIKVESKLGLGTTFFVTIPLGVVEEQASEDISFVSAERKEKYNFSGRKILLVEDQQINILIAKKLLEFKNAVVDIAENGLIGLKMFESSPESYDAILMDIRMPVMDGLQSSINIRNLNNHWAKVVPIIAMSANAFDEDVEKSKKSGMNTHLAKPINSNLLYSTLDELFVKEGKNING
- a CDS encoding helix-turn-helix transcriptional regulator, which gives rise to MFILSNFAERLTELMQEQNLNNSSLEKASGCPNTTISAWLTKNVYPKPFNLIRLSNFFNCSIDYLLGLTDSPIKFPGGSSTFAQRVTELTKSRGISFYRVYTDCKIPNSYFSRWIKLKLIPEVPTLIILAEYFGCSIEYLLGLSNKF
- a CDS encoding transcriptional repressor, translating into MNNSQQRDTILKVVNSSCDHPNAEVVLERAREIMPSINIATVYRNLAVLESAKKILRISIPNGDRFDKTLTPHAHFRCQKCDKIFDIDLDDLNQCVIDTRRKYSCQIDKVDLVFSGLCVNCKKNLN
- a CDS encoding desulfoferrodoxin family protein, with product MKFYRCKHCGNIIAYVKDSGVPIICCGEPMQEIVANTVDASREKHLPVVEQTGASVKVKVGSVDHPMTEQHYIQWIAIHTKQGNQRKELTPNSAPFACFELCGGDEIIAVYAYCNLHGLWKA
- a CDS encoding Hpt domain-containing protein, with amino-acid sequence MDKVFEKLKIYGADIEGIMGRFVNDVELYHACLITYVTDQAFVKLGEALRSKNYDSAFEYAHALKGTTGNMGLTPLYDITCALVEDLRKNQYANVLRYYGQILKHLNQIKIIIQID
- a CDS encoding 5'-nucleotidase C-terminal domain-containing protein, yielding MKQLKRLVVIMFTIIFAVSMFIVPNTVYAAELGDMTGQVVVIHTNDTHGRAIADVKARTPQLGFARVKTLKAMYEKAGATVVTLDAGDVLHGLPIANMTKGENIVKILNQVGYDAMVPGNHDFNYGTARLLQFAGKDATYTGATFAGKILSANFAKDDNTKPLDSHIVIERGGKKIGIFGLSTKETLTKSHPDNTKGYKFNDIVATATEEVAALKALNCDYIIALTHLGLDLSSGNETSQYLAEQVTGINLIVDGHSHTTLTTGKLVNGALIVSAGNYIERIGVVVLNGASITASLVNDKTLEEEATTKALLTQLNAETETLLAEKVGVTSVTLNGIRNNVRRSQTNLGDFATDAMKFYGNAELAFTNGGGIRTNIEKGDITKKDLVTVFPFGNYVVTKTVSVGTIKAMLEHGIKDYPSTSGGFPQIAGFKYVFDGERSAGDRVISITIGKATVYKDGAYQPIVKGQPETYENKTYSLATNDFTAAGGDGYTMLKACGEIGQFGALEEALIAYLASGVDMNNYKYSSNRMTEVNKVIVDLRIDQNNMLVMVYNDGSTVELGLVKGDTGANGVDGTNGTNGTNGKDGVDGTNGTNGKDGVDGTNGTNGVDGTNGTNGTNGADGKPANNVFGIVSLVISVCSVTFAVIVLLKKKQ